CTGGTAGGATTCAACTTTTATTGCTAAACGTCGATTTCACCAGACACACGCAAACTGATGTAAAACTATTTCCACCGATGATCATTACAGACAGGCAAAacgagaaaaatgctgcttgagaacttagagtttCATTGAAGTTTACTTTGTTCATTTTGATAcgtgacattgacaatttgtgttttaaaggttataaagcttttaactttttgaatctcaacatctactgtcattaaatagttaTTGTCTGATACAATTATCTGACAATTTTTGcaactgtgaaagtttaaatcAGTAAAAAATGCTTAAATCCCATAACTGTGTGCgatctgtgaaaatttaaatcgatACAATTGATACACTGATATTACctgtcaaaattatttttaaaaaatatggaatTTTGCCATagccctgcctggtttgaaaTGGACAAGGAACAGCAGGATTAAAAAACTGATGAGGCAAAACAAGGCAATTGGTACAGACGAAGCTATGTTTTCAGGTTTTCTACTGTAAACATTACTCTGAATCGGGAAAGCCGTGTGTGTGAGCGAGAGAGAACGTGCATGGAAAAGTGGGAGGAGTCACAGAAGGGGCTTTCTGAAAAAAATTCTGCTCCCCAAATACCCAAATCTAGGGACCGTTAGTTCAAGGGCCCTAGCTGACACATGGAACCACCTGGAGAGAAGCTGCCCTCCATCTGTCTCTCTTAGGTATTTAGGTGGCCCCCAGgaggtgtctgagcacctcagtcTTCAGcgtgtttatcctcacaatgcccagcgaggtagggaagtgctattactgccaatttacagatggggaactgagacacagagagatgaagtgacttgtccaccgTCACTctgaaagtctgtggcagaggagggaattgtGCCCAGGTCCCCAGCGTCACaagttagaatcacagaatatagaacagaatatcagggttggaagggacctcaggaggtcatctagtccaacccccttctcaaagcaggatcaatccccaactaaatccccaaatccttaaagattgaactcgcaaccctgggtttagcaggccaatgctcaaaccactgagctatccctctcctggTACCCTAGATATCCTTCCTCACTTTAGGAGCTCGATCCTGCCAGCCACAGAAGGCTTGTAGTCAGTGGAAGCTGAAGAAGCTTCCCCAGGAGATAACTAGCAccctgcagaatcaggccttaaaaCAGTCATGACTCAAATCAGACATGGCCTCGTAGGTTGTGATCAACACCTCAAACTGCTTCTGAATTCAACATCTGGTGCAGCCTTTAGCCCCTCAGCCCTTTAAGAGTTGTGTGCTCTCATCTGGGACTGGAAGCTGGAGAATAATACAAACATTACAGGATAGTATTTTTATTCGAGTCAGCTTGTTGGCTTGCGGGACAAACGTGTTCTgagctggggctgcactggcaaGATGCAGGGCATTACCATGACAATGAGACACAGCACTGACTAACTGCATGTGAAAGCGATGCCAGTGTCATTTAAAGGTGCCGGCATTCTGCTCCTATTCTTTGGGAATCTTGACTCTCCTCTGAGAGATTTTCTTGTCTGCACAAGTTCAACCTGCAAATGATGGGCTAACactttccaaagcacctaagAAATTTAagagcttaagtcccattttcaaaagtgacttaggcaatTAAGAGCCTAAAactcattgactttcagtgagactttcaGGCTCCCAAGTGCCTTCATCGGTTTTgaaaatgggagttaggagcctcaGTCAcgtaggtgcttctgaaaattttgctTGTGGTCTTTTGGGGTCCAGATCAGCCTTGTGCAGAAGTCAGCCTTGGGCCTCACCTCTGCTGAGTCTGTACATCCATCACCAAGGAGATGTAACCCTCaatgagagagaaggagaaaaagCGAATGTGTCCAGAGTCTTCACTGCCCACCACCGTGTCTTTTACTCTGAAGAAAGAGAACAAAAACAGAATTAACACCAGCCAGCAGTGTATTGGCAACCGTAACCTTTCAAAGAGGACCCAGCCACTGAAATCAGAAGCAGTTCATGCATTCAGCTTATTCTGAGAGAGCAAGTTGTGCCTAGTTTTGTGCTTTTCCCTCCCTCCGCCACGGGGCAAACATTTTATATGGACTAACGCTCTCGTTCCTGCCACAAAATGTGCTAATTTTATCAGGTGCATTTTGAGAAGAAGGGTTCTATTTTTAGGTCCAACTTTTCCAGGAATTGGCCTGCTTTTTGGCAGAGAAATCTGATGCCGTTCAAGCCTAGCTTGCAAGGTGTTAATGGGTGGTAAGCACTCCAATGCTGTCACACTGCAATATGCCCACGCGAGCTCATGGCATGAGCTAGTCCTGCTGGTTTAAATGATTAAAGCCACCTAAACAGGAAGCAGGCGTCCATTAATGGGAATTAGGCATCCTAATCTCCCACgggcttttgaaaaaaatctcaactGACGGTTGCACCCTCAAGAAGCCTGCACTATACAGGATGCATTTTATATTGCACAGCGCAAGCCCTGGATTCCTGCCAGTCTTGAAGAGAGTGATGCCTATTTGTATGttcacacatgcatgcacagatGGGTGTTGTGTGCCCTGGCCCCTGGTGTAAACGTACCCATTGGAGTAAAACATGACATCCATTAGGAGTGTAGCGACAGTTGGAAGGGTATCTGGATCCAGGCTGGTGACACAGAACATATTACTGGGACTGGAAAGAGGATGGATAACAGGCCTCtgaactgaaagagagagagacacacacacacacagatataaaGCCAAGTTGGTATCAAGGTCACATCCGCTCGGACAATGTTGTTATCCTCAGTGCCACAGACCAGATTTCCAGTCTTTGTAAGGTCAACAGGATGACCCTCAGGCAAGGGAGGACACTGTCTTCTTGGTGGAAGGCCCTTGGCTGCTGCACTGCCTACCACTAGAAACCAGGGTAAACCGAGGAACAGGTAAGGCCCAAAGATAACTGCTTTCTTCAGTCAGGCATCCCCACATCAACAAGGTCTTGGCAATATTCCTCTTGGCAGACAGCCATTGAGAGTAATCAGTTACCAGGGTTAGGGAGCAGCGGGAGAAGGACAAGGTCATCTGAATATTAACACCCTCTTCCTAATTGACCCATGGAGCCTAAATGCTACAGTGCTGGGCACACTGGAAACAAGTGGGGACTTCTGGTCAGTGTGTCAATTTCGACAGTTACAGGAATCTCAAATTGCAAGACGGGTAGCAAGGGCTTTCTAGGGCAGTGGGACTATTTAGATGATGATGTCACTATATCATCAATATTCATTTGCTCAGCATCACGACTCATTCAGCTACACCCTTGGCTAACTGATCTCTCTGTGTGGCCCAGACACCACTAGAAGGAGAGAGAGCACCACACAGAGTAGGGGTGGGCCACATTAGCCCTGTGTAAGTGCTTCCCCTGGTATGAGACACCAGGACAGTCCCCTTCCCTGAGGCACATACTGTCTATCAGATGGATTCAAATGAGGTAAGAGGCAGGCAGAGGTGGTGGCAACTGAAAATGGTAATACTGTAAAAAAAAGTGTTGTTCTCTGATCTTTCGTAATCCCGGGGCGCAAATGACATTTGACTGATGAGTGTTCACAGGCCTTGGAACCCAAACTCCAACCAAACTAAAACGTTctcatgatgaaaatgaaaaatgccaTTTTGGGGGAAAACTGACAGCTCTGTGGATCACTGATGATGCGACACTGCACCCCAAATTCTTCACAGTGACATGATGATGATATAATTATGGCATAATTAGGATGCATTTTGCACAagatggggtcatctgaggtgtcattggaaaagttatggttttctgaatatgattatcctatttgtatgcaaaaagtttgcccccacccccccatgctcTGAAGTGACCTAACGAAAATAGGCTAAATTGCTTTCTCCAGAATATGGAATATGCATTTTtagattttactttttatttgtgTTCTTACATGCCGAAAAGGGGGATTAATGGCCTGAAATAGCATGAACATTCCACAGGAAGTTTGAGAAATACAGAAAATGCACCCCCATGCTCCCAACCCGCAGTAGCTCTGGAGCCTACTGACGCCGCCACAAAAGCGCCGATGAGCACGGCTCATGCAGGTCCTTACCCATTTTCGGCTTGACAAACCCATTCGTTATCCCGAAGTCGTCAGCAGCCACCGTCTCCCCGTTCACGACCCTAAGGATGGTGAACTCAGCAGCCAGCGTATGCATCACGAAGGGCAGATCCCGCTCACGTATCTGAGGACAGGGACAGAGACGGGGGTGTGACAATGCACCCACTCCCCCACTGTCTGAACTGGAGAATGGATCAGATCACAAGTGTCCTTATGTGCTGCTGAGCCGTAGGAAAACGTACACACAACACAGGGTCAGAACAACAAGACCTGGAGGTTGTCGCAATCCGATGGGTGTTGGGTTAAATGAATGTGGTGGCCTCCGTCCAACTACTGGTGGGCCTGATTCTGGAATCAACAGAAAGACTCCTAACGACTTCAGCGGCATTCACATCAGGTTGTAGGTGTCCAAGGACATTGCCAACAATAAAGTGGTGAACCCCCAATTTAGCATTACGTCAAGTATTTAATGattgcaaccccccccccttttttttaaggtGTAGTTGGAACCTCTCCTCTGCCTCCATTCCAGCAAATTCTGCTGGGGAACATGGAATCACAAGCAGCCCTGGCCATCTCATTTGGTCTTACCAGGATGAAGTCCGTCTGATAGGTGGACAGCATGAACACAGAAATGTTTTGGTCAGCCAGTGGCGCTATTACTGACTTGGCAATCTTGGTCACCCCGATGGGCTGGGAGCTGGAGAAGCTGCCTCCTCCTGAAACCACATTGAGAGCCAGCCACGTAGCATCTGCCACACTCAAGTGTTCTGATGAAGGGAGCTCTGAAAAGAGATGGAGAGAAAACAGACGTAAATTTCAGCCCCAGAGAAACCTAGGTCACTATGTGACCATCAGATCCATTTCCATTTCTGAATCCATAtggaatgatgtggagaaagtttATTATGAGCCTAAGACATATGCTAAAGCACTGGTGGGATGCAGCACTGATGCTgcgacataaaaggtggcatcaATTCCCTGTAATACTactgggttctctctctgatCTCTTTCAGTTAATTTCTCTTTCCCTTGTTTTTTTGAAGTTGTCTCGAGTTCTTTCTATACATAACTACCCCTAACTAGAggggaaggatgatccagtggtttgGACACAAGCCCAGAAACTAGGAGACCTAGGTCCAACTCCCTGAGCTATCACAGACTTCcttgtgtgactttgagcaagtgaGTTAGCTTTTTTTCTGCCTCAGTATAGCCTAGCGGAtaaagcactagactgggactcaggagacctgggttctactcccagctctgccattggcctgatGAGTGACCTGGCCAAGTTACTTCACTTGCCTGTGCcccatttctccatctgtaaaatggggatatgatgagagtgacctcctttgtaaagtgctttcagatctactgatgaaaatggCTATATAAGAACCAGGTATTATcatcacctgtaaaatgggggtaattgAATTTCCCTacctcagtggttttcaaccttttttcatttgcagacccctaagcATTTTTCAAATAGAGGTGtggacctctttggaaatcttagccaTAATCCGCAGAccccaggggtccatggaccacaggttgaaaaccactgccctacctcacagggttgttgtgaggataaatacattaaagattgaggcactcagatattacagtaatggatgccatataagtacctaagagacAGAGAACTCTCATTTATTCCTTTTTATTTACTTCTAGTTTGGTgagtttacattttttaaaattcattaatACTGTTTTTTAATTCATGGTGAAGTTTTTTAATTAATAGGTCttttttattcattcattttCCAAAAAATGTAATAGTTCATCAGACTAGGGAAAGATTCAGCAACTGAGTTGTGAACTTCTCCGTAGTCCTGGAATGCTCAGATTCAGGATTTCAGTTCAAGCAGTCAGAGGGATAAAAGGGTCTGCTGCAATGTTCAGACCTGGACCCAAAGCTGAGTTGTGTTTGTATGTGGGATTCAGATTATTTGCATCACAACAGCACCCAGATGCCGCAAAAGCAGCCAGGGCCCCGCTGTGTGAGGCGCCATACAGACATGCAGTgaaagacaggccctgccccacagagcttacagtcTTCATTTAAGACAAGATGTAACACGTGAGTGAAGCAAACGAAGAGAGGATGGCAAGGTAACAGGCATACATGCATGTTCTCTAGAGCCTTGCAGAATGTCTAAGTAGaaggtaggattttcaaagatgccAACAGGCTTCGGACACTCCATTCCCCttcatttcaatgggaactgAGCAATTCAATCTCTCAGGCTATTCTGAAATTCTCAGCCTTAGGAGTATTTATTTTGTTGTCAATGGTGACAAATAAGGTGGCCAGTAGAAGTGGTCCCAGCTGGCCAACATTTTCAGCTCTGTTAACGGCAGTATTTTTAGAAACAGGAGCAGTGAAGGCTCACAGCCTTCTTACGGTGTCCTTGGCAAAATGCAAAATCATCTACTTCATCTGGATACCTTCCAAAGACCAATCACTCGTATGAGAGGCAGCACTGTCTAATGGCTATGGGCACAGGGCTGAAACTCtactattcctagctctgctactgaccttgctgagtgaccttggtcACGTCCCTTCACCCCATGCCTTGGTTTCCCATCCCACTCAGTGTCCGTCTTTTCTTTTCAGATTGTATGTtcttttggggcagggcctgtttcttactgtgtgtttgcaCAGCGCGTAGCACAAAAGGGCCACTGTAACGCAATAAATACACAGTACTACCATGATAAGTAAGGGAGAGCTTTGCAAATCTTTAATAGCCCCATCGACAAATCCTGTGTTAACTTCGCTTCCCTGAACAGCCACAATTGTACGTAACATAAAAAACAACCCTGAACAAACAAATGACAAACAAGGCGTGGAGAGCTCTGCTCTTGTGTTTTGCTATTTAGCTTCATAGGCCAATTACTGAGATAGCAGAGTTTAAGGCTGGCTGCACAGCATCAAAACTAGGCACCAGGGAAGCGGGATAAGTTGGCATATCAATCACCTTTCAGACCCCAGCACCAGCCGCATATGGAAAATTATTTCAGCCATGTATCCAAGCTTGTTTTCTGATCAGACAACGCTTTGCATCacagagcaaaacaaaacaaatcccaaCACATCAATTGACAGGGAGAAACCAGGTCCCAAAATTACCCGGTCTGACTTAATAAGCCACTGATGCATTTTCTTCCTCTattcccaccccagctctgctctccagAAACAAAGTGCTCCTTCTAGGACATGTATTTACTTCTTGGCAGCGCAAAGCAGACAAGCTCACACTAAGGCCacctgcatagaatcatagaatctcagggttggaagggacctcaggaggtcatctagtccaaccccctgctcaaagcagatcaaacccaactaaatcatcccagccagggctttatcaagcctgaccttaaaaacctctaaggaaggaaattccactacctccctaggtaacccattccagtgcttcactaccctactagtgaaaaagtttttcctaatgtccaacctaaacctccccctctgcaacttgagaccattactccttgttctgtcatctggtaccactgagaacagtttagatccatcctctttggaaccccctttcaggtagttgaaagcagctatcaaatcccccctcattcttctcttctgcaggctaaacaatctcagttccctcagcctctcctcgtaagtcatgtgctccagccccctaatcatttttgttgccctccgctggactctctccaatttatccacatccttcttgtagtgtggggcccaaaactggacactactccaaatgaggcctcaccagtgctgaatagaggggaatgatcacatccctcgatctgctggaaatgcccctacttatacaacccaaaatgccattagccttcttggcaacaagggcacactgttgactcatattcaaattttcgtccaccgtaacccctaggtccttttctgcagaactgctgcccagccattcggtccctagtctgtagcagtgcatgggattcttccgtcctaagtgcaggactctgcacttgtccttgttgaacctcatcatatttcttttggcccaatcctctagtttgtctaggtccctctgtatcctatccctaccctccagcgtatcaaccactcctcccagtttagtgtcatctgcaaacttgctaagggtgcagtccacaccatcctccagatcgttaatgaagatattgaacaaaaccggccccagcaccaacccttggggcactccacttgataccggctgccaactagacatggaaccattgatcactacccgttgagcccgaccatctagccagttttctatccaccttaccgtccattcatccagcccagacttctttaacttgctggcaagaatactgtgggagactgtatcaaaagctttgctaaagtccagaaatagcacatccactgctttcccctcatccacagagccggttatctcctcatagaaggcaattaggttagtcaggcatgacttgcccttggtgaatccatgtcatagaaggcaattaggtcaTGTCATGCATATTCACAGCTCTGCTCTGACATCACCAAGCCATTAAAGCAGAGACGTCCCCCTGGATCTCACTAAGCCATGGAAAAGTCAAGCTACTCCCCCTCTTTCCCAAAGTCTCCAGTCCCATGCAAACACTTGGACCATAAAGCAATCATGCCACACATCTTGCCCTGATGGGCTCAACGGGCTGCTGGGACAGAGCTGAGCCAGGCCAGACACACTCTGGGATTGGGATCCCTAAGGCTGTAACATGTTGGTCTAATTTCGGTTGCTGGGTTTAACGTACAGGTGCCGTGTGGCGTTCGTGGCCTGTGACATACAAGGGATCACACTAGAGAATctggtggtcccttttggccttaaactctatggatCTACGAGCTTTGAGTTCTGTGAAATGAATCTGAAAAGCATATTGCAAGTCACCAGGGAAGGTGAACCAGAGAGCTGCAGTGGGGAAGACCGAACCTCTTATCCCTCTACAACCTTTTCCTCAAGGGTGGAAGAGGGCCATTTGCCATTTATGTTTGTAATTACTGTGAAGTGTTTATGATGTTAGTTTAATTGGGTTTAACAAACTCTATGAAGCGTGCCGTACAGTCATTTTCTTTGCCTAAGTAACCTGCATCTCGTAATtcaattaacattaaaaaaatgagTATGGAAAATGGCTAAATGACCACTTCTGGACAATAGGCCGCCGGAGGTAGAAGTGCAACCCCAGTTTGAATGAAACAAACGGATGGGAGGCTTGACAATTTCTTCTAAATAGCATCAAATAAGCTGGGGGTGTGGAGAGAAGTGCCTGGCCCAAAGAGCTGTAAAATGTGCGAGGTCCAAAGGGTGCTGGAAACACCAAATGCAACAGTAACAAAGACTCAATGAGGCAGAATAAGCTAATAAGTGAAAAGGGAAGTAAGCAGTGCTGGTTTTCACCACCAGTGGAAAGTCAGCAACCAACcacgcctagggtgaccagatagcaaccgtgaaaaaaaacaggacagggggtggagggtaataggcgcctatataagaaaaagtcccccaaaacgggactgtccctttaaaaatcggacatctggtcaccctaaccatgcCTCTCCCTGCACAGGAACAAGGATGGATTGGTTGGAGATTGGTCCTTCTTGGAGctggcggttggactagatgacctcctgaggtcccttccaaccctgatattctatgattctatagagaAACCCCAAACGGTAACCTGCAAAGCTTTGAATAGAGGTGAGCAACAACATCTCACTAGTGAATGCCTGGCAAGCGCAGACCGGAAAAACACCTAGGAATTCAGATGCTACCTCCAAGTTCTCAAGTTTGCATGGAAATCTCAATCATATTTCCCTTGCTCCTACCAGATGTCCCATGCTTCCCACGTCTAATCAAAACAATGACCTCTCTTACCACTCCCGACCGGAAcaaggatgagtaaggaatgtgACAATTAATAATTTTTAGAAAAGTTTGGGaatggctggattttttttttaaatgaagctcccaaTAAGGTTTGAATTGTGTGTATAGGGTAACATTCTGCAGGGCAGGGCATGCTCTCTGGGCAAGGCACAGTCTTTCAGTTCAGCTGCCCATGTCCCCATTAAACAAAGCTCACTGTGTAACCCACTAATTGTTGGCACGCGTGGATGAGCCAAAGGGTTCACATCGTCACTTTCATTCATGTTAAGTGAACTGCTGTGGAAAATAATGCGCTTTCAAGAACTCACCACCCACATGGTCATTCAGCAGAACACAGCACCAGTTTCCATCTCCCTTTGAAGCACCAGTTATGACCCACTACTGGGGTCAGGATATAGGACTAGACAGATCTATGTTCTGTTCTGGTATAACAGACTCCTATGTCTCTCTCCTCTAACTCTCACCAGATCTTCTGAAATCTGCAACCGCCACCGAGTACAGACAGATTAAACACAGAATACGTGATTTCCCCTCAGCAGGATGTTAAAGGAACACCAGATGTTGACCACACAGAGACAAAAAAATGAATAACTTACCACCAACTTTGATGCACTGGCTTAGAAGCATGAGTGAAAATTGCTTCTTCTTGCAGCACGTATTCATAGATGGAATGATACTCTTCCGAAATATGTTTGGGACAATTTCAGACAACCATGACAATTACTTTCGAGTATTCATTGCCAGGAAATAAGTTATTG
The Mauremys mutica isolate MM-2020 ecotype Southern chromosome 19, ASM2049712v1, whole genome shotgun sequence genome window above contains:
- the CASTOR2 gene encoding cytosolic arginine sensor for mTORC1 subunit 2 isoform X1, which gives rise to MELHILEHRLKVASIAKESIQLFTYGLIKLAFLSSKTRCKFFSLTETPEDYTIIVDEEGFLELPSSEHLSVADATWLALNVVSGGGSFSSSQPIGVTKIAKSVIAPLADQNISVFMLSTYQTDFILIRERDLPFVMHTLAAEFTILRVVNGETVAADDFGITNGFVKPKMVQRPVIHPLSSPSNMFCVTSLDPDTLPTVATLLMDVMFYSNGVKDTVVGSEDSGHIRFFSFSLIEGYISLVMDVQTQQRFPNNLLFTSASGELWKMVRIGGQPLGFDECGIVAQISEPLAASDIPAYYISTFKFDHALVPEENINGVINALQVSQAEKH
- the CASTOR2 gene encoding cytosolic arginine sensor for mTORC1 subunit 2 isoform X2, which encodes MAVTDRTCITRSHELPSSEHLSVADATWLALNVVSGGGSFSSSQPIGVTKIAKSVIAPLADQNISVFMLSTYQTDFILIRERDLPFVMHTLAAEFTILRVVNGETVAADDFGITNGFVKPKMVQRPVIHPLSSPSNMFCVTSLDPDTLPTVATLLMDVMFYSNGVKDTVVGSEDSGHIRFFSFSLIEGYISLVMDVQTQQRFPNNLLFTSASGELWKMVRIGGQPLGFDECGIVAQISEPLAASDIPAYYISTFKFDHALVPEENINGVINALQVSQAEKH
- the CASTOR2 gene encoding cytosolic arginine sensor for mTORC1 subunit 2 isoform X3; protein product: MDELPSSEHLSVADATWLALNVVSGGGSFSSSQPIGVTKIAKSVIAPLADQNISVFMLSTYQTDFILIRERDLPFVMHTLAAEFTILRVVNGETVAADDFGITNGFVKPKMVQRPVIHPLSSPSNMFCVTSLDPDTLPTVATLLMDVMFYSNGVKDTVVGSEDSGHIRFFSFSLIEGYISLVMDVQTQQRFPNNLLFTSASGELWKMVRIGGQPLGFDECGIVAQISEPLAASDIPAYYISTFKFDHALVPEENINGVINALQVSQAEKH